In a genomic window of Sulfurimonas denitrificans DSM 1251:
- a CDS encoding sensor domain-containing diguanylate cyclase: protein MREQVEKMILNRQKTTLATAFAIANDKSLAEGISSNSIENSSYDELISKFIENELYKNSWMQILDKDLQSIYVSSNGQNGAVSNQNREDLLEASTLKKPLISVSIGEGDFGIRAIVPIIKNSALVGLVELSSRFDAISKQMKDIGVDSIVVLSKEYKNTLKNHLSKNFIDDYYVANIDASVVLMEYLRKNGVHNYIHTPQKFENHYIISTYPLKNIQNIVIGHYIMFKKRDDVLNINLDFFMYKWIGIAIVAFMIMMAVLGSFLHYRNKKQKMYYKNIIDSSSNIVMVVDKDNIINMNKTFFKYFNDYDTLEAFKAEHQSISDFFVKEEGCIYKDMDGVNWLEYLIKNPKNSLVKILYNEKEYYFTVGVSLISEEDAHYSAIFSNITDEKIYQKELEHTNITDPLTKIRNRYCYNKQIKKECASSNRYFYPLSLVIFDMDNFKNINDNYGHDVGDKVLIEYTKLITTCLRDSDIFCRIGGEEFALILPHVNKSDAYKLADKIRSKVQEHNQIVAITMSFGVTEYKKDEDLELTFKRADKALYEAKNAGRNRVVAI from the coding sequence ATGAGAGAGCAAGTTGAGAAGATGATTCTTAATAGGCAAAAAACTACACTTGCTACTGCTTTTGCCATAGCAAACGATAAATCTTTAGCAGAGGGTATCTCTAGTAATAGTATTGAAAATAGCTCTTATGATGAACTGATTTCAAAATTCATAGAAAATGAGTTGTATAAAAATAGTTGGATGCAGATACTTGATAAAGATTTGCAATCTATATATGTTAGTTCAAATGGGCAAAATGGAGCAGTTTCAAATCAAAATAGAGAAGACTTGCTTGAAGCATCAACACTTAAAAAGCCTCTTATTTCTGTGAGTATAGGAGAGGGTGATTTTGGCATAAGAGCAATAGTTCCTATTATAAAAAACAGTGCCCTTGTTGGCTTAGTGGAGCTATCCTCAAGATTTGATGCTATTTCCAAGCAGATGAAAGATATAGGAGTTGACTCTATCGTAGTTTTAAGCAAAGAGTACAAAAATACTTTAAAAAACCATTTGAGTAAAAATTTTATAGATGATTATTATGTAGCAAACATAGATGCGTCTGTTGTATTGATGGAATATTTAAGAAAAAACGGAGTTCATAACTATATTCACACGCCACAAAAGTTTGAAAATCACTATATCATAAGCACTTATCCACTTAAAAATATTCAAAATATAGTTATTGGACACTACATAATGTTTAAAAAGAGGGATGATGTTTTAAACATTAACTTGGATTTTTTCATGTATAAGTGGATTGGTATTGCGATAGTTGCTTTTATGATAATGATGGCTGTTCTTGGGAGTTTTTTACATTATAGAAATAAAAAACAGAAGATGTACTATAAAAATATTATTGACTCCTCATCAAATATAGTGATGGTGGTAGATAAAGATAATATCATCAATATGAATAAAACTTTTTTTAAATATTTTAATGATTACGACACACTAGAAGCTTTCAAAGCTGAGCACCAATCAATTTCTGATTTTTTTGTAAAAGAAGAGGGTTGTATATATAAAGATATGGATGGTGTGAATTGGCTTGAGTATCTTATAAAAAATCCAAAAAATAGCCTTGTAAAAATTTTATATAATGAAAAAGAGTATTACTTTACGGTAGGAGTCTCTTTGATATCAGAGGAAGATGCTCACTATAGTGCTATCTTTTCAAATATAACAGATGAGAAAATTTATCAAAAAGAGTTAGAACATACAAACATAACCGACCCTCTTACAAAAATCAGAAATCGTTACTGCTATAATAAACAGATAAAAAAAGAGTGCGCAAGCTCAAACAGATACTTTTATCCTCTCTCTTTAGTTATTTTTGATATGGATAATTTTAAAAATATTAATGATAATTATGGGCATGACGTGGGAGATAAAGTTCTAATTGAATATACAAAACTCATCACTACATGCTTAAGGGATAGTGATATATTTTGCAGGATTGGAGGAGAGGAGTTTGCTCTTATCCTTCCACATGTAAATAAATCTGATGCTTATAAGTTGGCAGATAAGATTAGGTCAAAAGTACAAGAACATAATCAAATAGTTGCAATAACTATGAGTTTTGGTGTTACAGAGTATAAAAAAGATGAGGATTTAGAGCTTACTTTTAAAAGGGCAGATAAAGCTCTTTATGAGGCAAAAAATGCTGGAAGAAACAGGGTTGTTGCTATATAA